The following nucleotide sequence is from Candidatus Hydrogenedentota bacterium.
CCGTGGATGCGGTCCCAGTCGCCGAGGGGTGGGGTGTTTGCCGCGTGTTGGGGCATGTGGGCGTTGAGACGGGCCTGGGTGGCGGCGCCGGCGCGTGTGTCGGCGGTGCCGTGGGCGAGGATGGATGTTTCCGGCACTTCGAGGGCGGGATAGGCGCCCAGGTCGTAGAGTCGGCCCCAGACGGTGGCGGGTTGGATGGCGATGGCGTTGCGGCAGAAGCGATCGTGGTTCGGAAAGCCTCGTTTGAGAGTCCCGTAGACGAATAGGGTGATGACTGGTTCGCGCTTGTCATTGTCCGTTGTGTGCTTCGACGGGGTTTTCTTGGGGATCATACGGGTATTTTCCTAGGGTTTCCTGTAGCTTCGGTGGTGTTGAGCCTTTGTTCCTGTGTGGTAAACCGGAAGGGTTCGGTTCCAAAATTCGCGATGTCCTGATGTTCAAAGTGCATCATGGTCATGGGCGGTATTTCGAGCGGGCGCCAGCCTTTCTCGCTGGCGA
It contains:
- a CDS encoding gamma-glutamylcyclotransferase, whose amino-acid sequence is MIPKKTPSKHTTDNDKREPVITLFVYGTLKRGFPNHDRFCRNAIAIQPATVWGRLYDLGAYPALEVPETSILAHGTADTRAGAATQARLNAHMPQHAANTPPLGDWDRIHGECITLPDPAKNLPPIDYLEGFRPGRPSLYQRILISLPSFVTYRCAWIYSVRNNVKRHRIATW